The Mycolicibacterium neworleansense sequence TCCCTCCAGTGACAGACCACACCGCCGCAGGACTCCGGCCGAGCCGGCATTGTCGACGTGGCAGTACGCCGTGACCCGGTAGACGGTGGGGTCAGGCTTCAGATCGGTCAGCATCAACGAAACCGCTTCCGACATCAGGCCCCGTCCCCACCATTGCGGGGCCAGGCAGTAACCGAGTTCCACCGCGAACGGCTGCGGCCGTCGCCGCGCGCACAGGCCGGCCACCTCGCCGTCGACTTCGACCAGCCAGGTCTGCTCATCACCGACGTTGAACAACGAGGTGATGACGCGGCGCGTCTCGGCCACCCCCGAATGCGGGCGCCAGGACAGATACCTCGTCACCTCGGCGTCGGAGGCGATGCGGGCGTACAGGGCTTCGGCGTCCTCGACGACCGGTGGCCGCAGCCGCACCTGTGGCCCGGCCAGAATCTGGGTGTTGGGCATGGCCCCATCCTGCACCGTTGCCGGGGTGGCCCGTCCAGCGGTTTACTGGATGGATATGGCAATCACCTTCAACCACACCATTGTCGCCGCCAAGGATCGGCGGACCTCGGCCGAGTTCTTCACCGAGTTGTTCGGCCTGCCCGGCCCGCAGGAATTCGGGCCGTTTCTCGCCGTGACGCTCAATCATGGGGTCAACCTCGACTACGCCCAGGTCGGCGCCGGCGAGGAAGTCCGGCCCCAGCACTACGCATTCCTGGTGTCCGAGGACGAGTTTGACGCCATCTACGGCAAGATCCGCGACCGCGGCATGCAGCACTGGGCGGATCCACATGGTCAGCACCCGGGCGAGATCAACCACAACGACGGTGGCCGCGGGGTGTATTTCCAGGACCCGTCAGGGCATTACCTGGAGATCATCACCCGCCCGTACGGGGGCTGAGTACCCGCTCCGCGAGCGTCGGTGCGCCCGGCCCGCGCAGCCGTGGAAGCATGGCTGCCCGGTTGCCCAGTGCCGAGACCAGTTCGGCCGCGCGGCCCTCGACGAGCTGATCGCCGTCACCGTGGCACCAGTCGGCGTCGGCGGCCACCAGCCGTAGCCCGCGGCTGTTGCGGTAGGCCGGCACGAACGGGTTGGGAAAGCTCACTTGTGTGTTGAGCACCGCGACGAGAACCTCGATGGGTATTCGTGGTTCCAGGTCCAGGGCGTAGAGGATGTCGAGCTCGTGGGTGACATGGTCACCGATCAGCAGGCGGGCCGGAAAGTACCGGCCGAGGCCGATCGGGCGGTCCATGTGGTTGCGCAATTCCGCCAGCAGCTCCCCCGGGCCGCGGGTGGCGGCGTGTTCCCGGGCCAGGGCGGCATTGGCGGGGTCGAATCCGCCGCAGCGATACATGTGCGAGACGAAGGTGCCGATGCCGCAGCTGTAGCCGATCACGAGGTGGGCGAGTACCTCGTGGTTGGTCCACTCCGAGCACAAGCTGGGGGCCGACCACTGCTCGGCCGTCAACGTCTCGGCGACCGAAATGAACCGGGCGTCGTTGGCCCGCAGCAGTTCACGCGCGGACACCGAGGTGCTCCCTGAGGAATGCGGTCTGATCAGCGAGCACCCGACTCACCAGCGGTGGATGGTAGATCGCGAAGTGGTCGGAATCGTAGTGCCGGGCAACGCCCAGTGGGGCACGTGCGGCCACCAGCGCCGCGTAGCGCGGGTCCATGAGGTTTTCCCGGTCACATACGCACACCAGCAGCGGCGCCGATATCCGGCGCGCATGACGCAACGCGGAGGCAATCACCACCCCCGTCATGTCCGCCGCGGCGATCCGGTTGTCGAAACTTCCGCCGGGCGGCACCGTGGAATTCCAGCCGGACTCGGCGTCGGGCGCGGTGACCATGGCCTTGCCGCCGGGCGGCCCGACGATCGGAACGTAATGACGACCGCGCCGCGCCAGTGCGCGCAGCGCGTCAGCGCCGATCGCCGGGGCCATCCGCAGTGTGCCGGGCAGGCCCAGACTGCGGGCCGCCGCGGGCCCGTGCACGATCGGGCATTGGACGACGGCTGCGGCGATGTCGTTGCGCTCGGCGGCCACCCGCACCGCGTTCATGCCACCGAGGCTGGTGCCCCACAGGCCGATCCGGCCCGCGTCGACAGCGGGATGTGCACGTACGTGGTTCAGCGCGGCGTGCACGTCCCGGCATTGGCGCCGTATCGAAAAACGTTGCCGCGGCGCGCCTTCTGAGGCGCCGGTGTGAAGGTAGTCAAACGCCAGGGTGGCGATGCCCGCCGCGGCGAAGTGCTGTTCGTACTGCGGGAGCATCATCTCGTGGGTGGCCCCCAGACCGTGGGCCAGCACCACGGCCGGGTGCGGCCCAGGCCCGGTGGGCAGGGTCAGCCAGGCAGCGCACCGCTGCGCGCCTGAGGTGAAATCCGAGCGGGTAGTGGGGACGGTGCGCGTCATGAAAGCTCCTCATAAGTACGGCGTACGTATGGGATAGACTCTGATACGTACGGTGTACTTGTCAAGGAGTTTTGATGCGCGCACGTTTCACGGTCGACGAAATCGCCTCAGCCGCACTACGAATCGTCGATGAATCCGGCCCCTCGGCGTTGAGCATGCGGGCGCTGGCCACCGCACTGGGCACCGGGCCCATGACGATGTACAACTACGTCGCCGACAAGGAGGCGCTGGAGGAGCTTGTCGTCGCCGCCGTGGTAGCCCAGATCGTCGTGCCGCAGGTCAGCGACGACTGGCAGCACGACGTGCACGCGATCGCGACCGCGATGTGGCTCGGCGTGCGCGCGCATCCGGCCGCCATCCCCCTCGTCCTGATCCGGCGGATGTCCTCGGCGACCGGCTTCGCCATCGCCGACGCACTGGTGGCGGCCCTGGGCCGCGCCGGGCTGTCCGACACCGATCGCCTGTCGGGGTTCCACGCCGTGATGGGATTGGTCACCGGCTGCGCTCAGGCCGTACTCGCCGGCCCATTGACGGGCGGCGCGCCGGAGGCCGCGACCCGGATCGGCTCGGTGGCCGGCGGCGAATACCCGCACATCGAAGCGCTGTCCCGGGTGGCGGCAGCGACGTCGGTCGACGACGATTTCGACGGGGGTCTGCGGATGCTGATCGACGGCATCGCGATGCGGGGCCGTCGACGTCAGCGGTGACCGCGCTCGTGTTCCTGATCGCGGTAGGCGTTGGCCAGCGTGTCGACGTGACCGGGCAGCGAGCCGGCCGCCACATCGGCCAGGCTGGTCTCCTCCAGAACCGAGCGCATGCTGGCCCGCAGCGCACGCCAGACGTCGGTCAGCGCCGCCGTCGGGCCGGAGTACGGCAGATCGCCCAGACCGATGTCACGCACACTGGCCAGGGGCCCGTCGATGCAGCGCAGCACGTCGGCGATGCTGATCTCACCGGCCGGGCGGGCCAGCTCGTAGCCGCCGTCGCGGCCGCGATGACTGCGCACCAGCCGGTCGGTCCGCAGGGCGGTGAGGATGTCGACGAGGAACTGCGCCGGGATGCCCTGCGCCTTGGCCAGGTCATCGGTCTTGACCAGCTCGCCATCTCCGACCGTCGCGAGCTGGACCATGGCTCGGACGGCATACTCCGCCTTCGCCGACATCCGCATGCCCTCAGATTGTGCCAGGCCGGCCACCATCCGGACCGATACGGTCCGTTGCGGTATGGAATGCTTTGCAGCGGCGCGGATGGTTCCTGGAGGACGGCGATCGTGAAGGTCATCAAAGACACAAGGCCGACAAGCGGATTGAGCGGGCAGGTGTACCTGTGAACCGCTCGTCGGCCGCGTGAGGCACCGGACCCCGTGGCGCCGCCTGACGATCAGCCTCTGCCTGGCGTTCGTCATCGCGGTCCTGAGCGCATGCCACGCCACCCCGCCTGATCGCAACGCCGATGTCGCTCGCCTTGCGGGGCTGCTCGGCGAGATGCCCGGTGTGCTGACGGTCGGCCACACCGTGACCAATCGCCCCGCACAGGGCGTGGTGCGCTTCGTCGTCGACGTCCAGACCGAGGCGGGCATCACCGAAAACCAACTCGCCGCAGTGGTATCCCGCTATCTGCAAGACCTCACGATGGTCAACTACACCGGCTACCACACCGAGCTGATCGCGCACCACGGCTGGAACGCCTTCGCCGTCGACGGCGGCAGGCTCCCGATCGGGAACGGTCAGCAGATCGTTGCCCAGGCCCGGAACTGGGTGGCAATGCGCCGCGAATTCCCCACGGCCGCAGTGCGTCTACGCGCCACGGTGACCCACCCTCACGGCGAGAGCCCGATGCAGGAATGGGGGCATTCCGATGTCGGTTCCATTCGGCTGGCCGACAACACCGATTACCGGGACGTGGCCGCGACCGTCACCGCGCTCACGGAGAAGTTCGCCGGCCTGGCCCATCTGACGTGGACGATCAGCGCAGGCGACGACCATCCAGCCGAGATCAAGAGCACCCGCCGCTTCCCCACCGCCGCCGAACTCGACATCTGGAATCAGATGAACGCCGACCAGACCATCCCGCACACCAACAAGCTGACCGTCAACGGCCGGGTGCAGACACCCGTCTGGCTCGCCGAACAAACCCGGTCCCACGATCCGGCCGACGCGGTCGCGCTCGCGCAGCGTCACCTGCCGCTGGTCGCCACACTTGCCGCCCCGACGCTGTACACCGCCAGCGACCAGATACAAGGGCACATCACCGGTGACGGGCGGGCGGTGGGCCCCATCGCCATCACCGTCGGCGGGTGCACGACCCGTGATTACCTCGTCTACCAGCCACCGGCCGCCGAGCAGGCGCTGATGAACGCGTACGAGACCTGCAGGCGCCCGTGACGACCGGGTTCAGTCCGGGACGGCTGCGGCGTCCGGGACGACGACGGCGAACAGATCGGCCATGGCGGCCAGGCTCGCCGACTGCATGACCGCAGCGGGCACCGGCGCACTGTCCGGGCCGGCCAGCGTGCGGGTGGCGGTGGCAGCGGCCACCACGGTCGGGGCATAGCCGAGGTTGAAAGCACCGCGCGCGGTGGAGTTCACGCACATGTGCGTCATGAAGCCGGCCAGCACCAGGTTCGACGCGTCGAGTCCCTTCAGGCGGTCGTCGAGGTCGGTCTGCACGAATGAGTTGGGGAACTGCTTGACCACCACCGGTTCTCCCGCACGCGGAGCCACCGATGCGACGATCGCACCGCTTTCCCCCTCGATGTCGTAGAGCGAACCCGGACCGTCGGAATGCTGGATGTGGATGATCGGGATGCCCGCGGTGCGGGCCCGGTCGAGCAGTTGCGCGGTCTGCTCCAACGCGGCCTGGACCCCTTCGAGCTCCATGATTCCCTGGGTGTAGGTGTTCTGGCAGTCGATCAGCACCAGGGTGGAATCTGCGAGGCGGGCCGGTGCGGCCGGCAGGCTGGCCAGTTCGCGCAAGGTAGGGCGGGTCATCTTGGCAAGCCTAGGTGGCCGGCGCCGCGAAAACGGCGCTAACCCGCAGTGACGGCCAAAACCCGCTCGGCCAGCTCGGGCCGGCACACGATCAGGTCGGGCAGCGTGGGATCGGCAGAGTTGTAGACCAACCGGGAGCCGTCGATGCGCGAGGTGTGCAGGCCGGCCGCGCGGGCCACCGCGACGGGCGCGGCCGAATCCCACTCGTACTGACCGCCGGCGTGCACGTACACGTCGGCAATCCCCCGGATCACCGCGGCGACTTTGGCCCCGGCCGAACCCATTTCCACCAGCGTTCCCTCGAGTGCCTCCTGCACGGCCAGCGCGACCGCGGGCGGGCGGGTACGCGACACCACGACCCGGGGCGGGCCGTCGAAGGCACGCGGTGCGGCTACCTCGGGGGTGGACAGCGTGGTGTTCTGGGCGGGCAACGCGACCGCTCCCGCGAAGAGTTCACCCGCACTCCACAGCGCGACGTGCACGGCCCAGTCGTCGCGGCCGAGTTCGGAGAACTCGCGGGTGCCGTCGAGCGGGTCGACGATCCAGACCCGTTCGGCACTCAGCCGTGCCGGGTCCGACCGCTCGTCGGCCGTGGCCTCCTCGGACAGCACCGAGTCACCGGGAACCAGCCTGGCCAACTCGGCCATCAGGAAGTCGTGGGACTGCTTGTCCCCGGCTGCCTTTCGATCGGCGGGTGATGCGTCGGCGAAGTCGGCGCGGACATCGAGCAGCAGTTCCCCGGCCCTGGTGGCCAGCCGGGCGGCCAGTTCGTGATCGTTCACGACGGTAATTCCAGCAGCTCGATCACCATGTCGGCCAGTTCAGCGGTGCTGTGATCCGGCGTGAGGCGCAGATCGGGGTTCTTCGGCCGCTGGTATGGACTGTCGATGCCGGTGAAGTGGGTGATCTCACCGGCACGCGCCTTGGCGTAGAGCCCCTTGGGATCCCGGCGTTCGCAGTCTTCCAGCGGGGTGTCGCAGAACACCTCGTAGAAGTCGACGCCACCCTCGTTGGCCACCTTGCGCGCCAGCTCACGGTGCTCCTCCAGCGGGCTGATCGCGGGCACCAGGACGATCTGGCCGGAGTCGGCCAGCAGTGCGGCGACGTGGGCCAGCCGACGCAGGTTCTCAGCCCGGTCGGCCATCGAGAAGCCGAGGTCGGCGTTGAGGCCGTGGCGCAGGTTGTCGCCGTCCAGAACGTATGCCGGCACGCCCTTTTCGAGCAGCTTCTGCTCGACCAGCATCGCCACCGAGGACTTGCCCGACCCCGACAAGCCGGTGAACCAGATCGTGCGCCCGCGGCTGAGCCGGTCCCCCGGGGTGACCAGCGACTCGTGCCGCACCGCATTGGGGCTCGCGGCCTCGTTGCGGGTGTCGCGCAGCACCATGCCGGCGCCGACGGTGCCGTTGGTGTTGGGGTCGATCAGGATGAACGATCCGGTGGCCGCGTTGCGGCTGTACTCGTCGAGCAGCAACGGCGCTTGGGTACGCAGCGAGATACGGCCCAGCTCATTGAGTTTGAGCGCGCTCGCGGACTTGTCCCGGTGCAGGGTGTTGACGTCGAGGCGGTAGTCCAGGCCGGTGATCTTGGCCCGGGTGGTCCGGGTGGTGTGCTTGACCAGGTATTCGCGTCCGGGCTCCAGGGACGCGTCGTCGGCCATCCAGCACACCGTGGCGTCGAAGTCCTGGGTGACGCGGGGCTGGTTGTTGGGCCGGGCGATCATGTCACCGCGCGAGATGTCGATGTCGTCGGACAGGCTGATCGACACCGCCATCGGAGGGAACGCCTCCTCGACGACACCGCTGGGTCCGTCGATCTGGGTGATGCGCGTGGGCTTTCCGGCCGGCAGCACGATCACGTCGTCACCGGGACGCAGCACGCCGCTGGCGACGGTCCCGGCGTAGCTGCGGTGGTCGGCGTGTTCGTGGGTCTGCGGACGGATCACGTACTGCACCGGGAAACGCACGTCGACCAGGTTGCGGTCACCGGCGATGTAGACGTCTTCGAGGTGGCTCAGCAGCGACGGCCCCTCGTACCAGGGCGTGACGTCGGATTTGGTCACCACGTTGTCGCCGTTGAGCGCCGACATCGGGATCGTGGTCACGTCGTGCACGTCCAACCGGGCGGCGAACGCGTGGAACTCGTCGCGGATCGCCTCGAAACGCTCCTGATCCCAGTCGATCAGGTCCATCTTGTTCACAGCCAGCACAATGTGCTGGATGCCCAGCAGCGAAGCCAGGAACGCGTGCCTGCGGGACTGCTCGAGCAGGCCGTGCCGCGCATCGACCAGCACGATGACCAGCTGTGCGGTGGAGGCCCCGGTCACCATGTTGCGGGTGTACTGGATGTGCCCCGGGGTGTCGGCGATGATGAATTTCCGCTTGGCCGTGGCGAAGTAGCGGTAAGCGACATCGATGGTGATGCCCTGTTCCCGCTCGGCCCGCAGGCCGTCGGTCACCAGCGCCAGATCGGTGTAGTCGTTGCCACGTTCCTTGGAGGTCCGCTCGACCGCGGCCAGCTGGTCCTCCATCACAGCCTTCGAGTCGTACAGCAGCCGGCCGATCAGCGTGGATTTACCGTCGTCGACGGATCCCGCGGTGGCGATGCGTAACAACGTGCTCATCAGCTGTGCTCTCTCTTCTTCGCGCAAGCGCTCATCAGAAATAACCCTCTCGCTTGCGATCTTCCATTCCGGCCTCGGAGATCCGATCATCGGCGCGGGTGGCGCCCCGCTCGGTGAGCCGGGACACCGCGGTCTCGGCGATGACCTCGGAAACCGTTGCAGCCGTTGATTCGACGCAGCCGGTGCAGGTGACGTCGCCGACGGTGCGGAAACGCACGGTCTTCTCGATCACCGGTTCGTCCTTGCGCGGCTGCATGTACTTGTGCACCGCGAGCAGCATGCCGTCGCGCTCGAACACCTTGCGCTGGTGGGCGTAATAGATGGAGGGCAGCTTGATCTTCTCGGCGCCGATGTAGGACCAGATGTCGAACTCGGTCCAGTTGGAGATCGGGAACGCGCGGATGT is a genomic window containing:
- a CDS encoding 3'(2'),5'-bisphosphate nucleotidase CysQ is translated as MNDHELAARLATRAGELLLDVRADFADASPADRKAAGDKQSHDFLMAELARLVPGDSVLSEEATADERSDPARLSAERVWIVDPLDGTREFSELGRDDWAVHVALWSAGELFAGAVALPAQNTTLSTPEVAAPRAFDGPPRVVVSRTRPPAVALAVQEALEGTLVEMGSAGAKVAAVIRGIADVYVHAGGQYEWDSAAPVAVARAAGLHTSRIDGSRLVYNSADPTLPDLIVCRPELAERVLAVTAG
- a CDS encoding TetR/AcrR family transcriptional regulator C-terminal domain-containing protein → MRARFTVDEIASAALRIVDESGPSALSMRALATALGTGPMTMYNYVADKEALEELVVAAVVAQIVVPQVSDDWQHDVHAIATAMWLGVRAHPAAIPLVLIRRMSSATGFAIADALVAALGRAGLSDTDRLSGFHAVMGLVTGCAQAVLAGPLTGGAPEAATRIGSVAGGEYPHIEALSRVAAATSVDDDFDGGLRMLIDGIAMRGRRRQR
- a CDS encoding VOC family protein, whose product is MAITFNHTIVAAKDRRTSAEFFTELFGLPGPQEFGPFLAVTLNHGVNLDYAQVGAGEEVRPQHYAFLVSEDEFDAIYGKIRDRGMQHWADPHGQHPGEINHNDGGRGVYFQDPSGHYLEIITRPYGG
- a CDS encoding Rrf2 family transcriptional regulator; amino-acid sequence: MRMSAKAEYAVRAMVQLATVGDGELVKTDDLAKAQGIPAQFLVDILTALRTDRLVRSHRGRDGGYELARPAGEISIADVLRCIDGPLASVRDIGLGDLPYSGPTAALTDVWRALRASMRSVLEETSLADVAAGSLPGHVDTLANAYRDQEHERGHR
- a CDS encoding maleylpyruvate isomerase family mycothiol-dependent enzyme, which codes for MSARELLRANDARFISVAETLTAEQWSAPSLCSEWTNHEVLAHLVIGYSCGIGTFVSHMYRCGGFDPANAALAREHAATRGPGELLAELRNHMDRPIGLGRYFPARLLIGDHVTHELDILYALDLEPRIPIEVLVAVLNTQVSFPNPFVPAYRNSRGLRLVAADADWCHGDGDQLVEGRAAELVSALGNRAAMLPRLRGPGAPTLAERVLSPRTGG
- a CDS encoding GNAT family N-acetyltransferase, giving the protein MPNTQILAGPQVRLRPPVVEDAEALYARIASDAEVTRYLSWRPHSGVAETRRVITSLFNVGDEQTWLVEVDGEVAGLCARRRPQPFAVELGYCLAPQWWGRGLMSEAVSLMLTDLKPDPTVYRVTAYCHVDNAGSAGVLRRCGLSLEGRLARYALFPNISEEPQDVLLFGKAVR
- the cysN gene encoding sulfate adenylyltransferase subunit CysN, with product MIGSPRPEWKIASERVISDERLREEERAQLMSTLLRIATAGSVDDGKSTLIGRLLYDSKAVMEDQLAAVERTSKERGNDYTDLALVTDGLRAEREQGITIDVAYRYFATAKRKFIIADTPGHIQYTRNMVTGASTAQLVIVLVDARHGLLEQSRRHAFLASLLGIQHIVLAVNKMDLIDWDQERFEAIRDEFHAFAARLDVHDVTTIPMSALNGDNVVTKSDVTPWYEGPSLLSHLEDVYIAGDRNLVDVRFPVQYVIRPQTHEHADHRSYAGTVASGVLRPGDDVIVLPAGKPTRITQIDGPSGVVEEAFPPMAVSISLSDDIDISRGDMIARPNNQPRVTQDFDATVCWMADDASLEPGREYLVKHTTRTTRAKITGLDYRLDVNTLHRDKSASALKLNELGRISLRTQAPLLLDEYSRNAATGSFILIDPNTNGTVGAGMVLRDTRNEAASPNAVRHESLVTPGDRLSRGRTIWFTGLSGSGKSSVAMLVEQKLLEKGVPAYVLDGDNLRHGLNADLGFSMADRAENLRRLAHVAALLADSGQIVLVPAISPLEEHRELARKVANEGGVDFYEVFCDTPLEDCERRDPKGLYAKARAGEITHFTGIDSPYQRPKNPDLRLTPDHSTAELADMVIELLELPS
- a CDS encoding cysteine hydrolase family protein; the protein is MTRPTLRELASLPAAPARLADSTLVLIDCQNTYTQGIMELEGVQAALEQTAQLLDRARTAGIPIIHIQHSDGPGSLYDIEGESGAIVASVAPRAGEPVVVKQFPNSFVQTDLDDRLKGLDASNLVLAGFMTHMCVNSTARGAFNLGYAPTVVAAATATRTLAGPDSAPVPAAVMQSASLAAMADLFAVVVPDAAAVPD
- a CDS encoding alpha/beta hydrolase, which gives rise to MTRTVPTTRSDFTSGAQRCAAWLTLPTGPGPHPAVVLAHGLGATHEMMLPQYEQHFAAAGIATLAFDYLHTGASEGAPRQRFSIRRQCRDVHAALNHVRAHPAVDAGRIGLWGTSLGGMNAVRVAAERNDIAAAVVQCPIVHGPAAARSLGLPGTLRMAPAIGADALRALARRGRHYVPIVGPPGGKAMVTAPDAESGWNSTVPPGGSFDNRIAAADMTGVVIASALRHARRISAPLLVCVCDRENLMDPRYAALVAARAPLGVARHYDSDHFAIYHPPLVSRVLADQTAFLREHLGVRA